A stretch of DNA from Candidatus Hydrogenedentota bacterium:
GAATCGTTCAACGTGCTGGTGCGCGAAATGCAGGCGCTCTGCCTCGATGTCATCAAACTCATGAAGGTCGAAGAGACCGGCGTGGACGTCGAGGAAGAAGAAACCGAAGAACCAATGGAGGGCTAACGCTTGTCCAAGTATATAGCGACAACCGGCGACCGTTTCGACGCGATCCAGATTCGCCTGGCCTCTTCGGAAGACATCCTGAAATGGTCGCGCGGCGAAGTGAAGAAGCCGGAGACGATCAATTACCGGACGTTCAAGCCGGAAAAAGACGGCTTGTTTTGCGAACGCATTTTCGGTCCGGTGAAGGACTGGGAGTGCGCGTGCGGCAAGTACAAGAAGGTGAAGCACCGCGGCATCGTGTGCGATCGCTGCGGCGTTGAGGTGACGGAATCGAAAGTGCGCCGCGAGCGCATGGGCTGCATCAAGCTGGCCGTGCCCGTCACGCACATCTGGTTTTTCAAGACCACGCCGTCGAGCATCGGCAACCTGCTTGATCTCTCGATCCGCGTGCTCGAACGGATCATCTATTTCGAGAACTACATCGTCGTCGATGCCGGCGACACCAGCCTCTCGAAGATGCAAACCCTCACCGAAGACGAGTTCCAGGACGCGCGCGAACAGTGGGGCGACCGGTTCGTCGCGAAGATGGGCGCGGAAGCGATCAAGATGCTGCTTGAGGAGATCGACATCGAGCAGTTGAGCGCGGAACTCCACGCGCTGTTGTCCACGACGACGAGCATGCAGGCGCGCGCGAAGGCGATTAAGCGTCTCAAGGTCGTCGAGGCGATCCGCAAGTCGGGTAACAGCGCGGCGTGGATGGTGCTCGACGTTGTGCCGGTGATCCCGCCGGATTTGCGCCCGCTGGTGCCTCTCGAAGGCGGACGTTACGCAACGAGCGATCTGAACGATCTGTACCGCCGCGTCATCAACCGGAACAACCGGTTGAAGCGGCTCATCGAGTTGCGCGCGCCGGAAGTCATTCTGCGAAACGAAAAGCGCATGTTGCAGGAAGCGGTCGACGCGCTCTTCGACAACGGGCGTCACGGCCGCACCGTGCTTGGCGCGGGCAACCGTCCGCTTAAGTCTCTCAGCGACATGCTTAAAGGCAAGCAGGGGCGTTTCCGTCAAAACCTGCTCGGCAAGCGCGTGGACTATTCGGGCCGTTCGGTGATCGTTGTCGGTCCCGAACTCAAGCTGCACCAGTGCGGTTTGCCGAAGAAGATGGCGCTCGAGCTGTTCGAGCCGTTCATCATCCGCGAACTCAAGGAGCGCGGTCACGCCACGACGATCAAGGCCGCGAAGAAGGTCATTGCGCAGGGCCGCGAAGAGGTGTGGGACATCCTCGAAGAAGTGATCAAGGATCACCCCGTACTCTTGAACCGCGCGCCCACGCTGCACCGTCTCGGCATTCAGGCGTTCGAGCCGGTGCTGATTGAAGGCAAGGCCATCCGCATTCATCCGCTCGTATGCGCGGCGTTCAACGCCGACTTCGACGGCGACCAGATGGCCGTTCACGTGCCGCTTATGCCGGGCGCGCAGCTCGAAGCGCGCCTGTTGATGCTGTCGGCGACGAACATTTTCTCGCCGTCGAACGGGCGCCCAATTGTCACGCCCAGCCAGGACATCGTTCTTGGCATCTCGTACATGACGAAGCTGCGCAAGGGCGCGAAAGGCGGCTGGCAAGCGGAGTGGACGAAGGACGGCAAGATTCTTCAGCCGGGCCGCGTATACCGCGACACGGCTTCGGTCGTGCTGGCGCACGAAATGGGCGAGGCCGATCTGCACGCGGGCGTCAAAGTGCACTACGAGGGCGAGATCATCGACACGACGGTCGGCCGCGTGCTGTTGAAGGAGGCGCTTCCACCGGAGATTTCGCTGAAGGACGTGAACCGCGAACTCGACAAGGGATCGATCGGTGACGTCATCGCGAACGCCTACGCGAAACTTGGCCACAGCAAGACCGTCGAGCTGCTCGATGCGCTCAAACGCGTCGGGTTTAAGCACGCAACACTCGCGGGCATCTCGATCGGCGTTGTGGACATGCTCGTGCCGGAGGAAAAGAAGACGCTCATCGACACCGCGAAGGCCGAAGTCGGCCGCATCGACGAGATGTATCAGAACGGTCTCATCACCGAAGGCGAACGCTACAACAAAGTCATCGACCAGTGGACGACGACGACCGAAGCGGTATCCGCCGCGATGATGAAATCGATGTCCGACAACGATCAGGGCTTCACGGGCATTTATCTGATGTTGACGTCCGGCGCGCGCGGAACGAAGCAGCAGATTCGCCAGCTTGCGGCGATGCGCGGGCTGATGGCGAAGCCGAGCGGCGACATCATCGAGTCGCCGATCACGTCGAACTTCCGCGAAGGCCTCACCGTGCTCGAATACTTTATCTCGTCGCACGGCGCCCGCAAGGGTCTCGCCGACACCGCGCTCAAGACCGCGGATGCGGGATATCTCACGCGCCGTCTTGTGGACGTGGCACAGGACGTCGTCATCGAGGAACAGGACTGCGGAACGCTGAACGGCATCTGGGTCGAATCGTTGATGGACGGCACTGAGTCGATTCAGCCACTCGAGGAACGCATCGTTGGCCGGCACGCACTGGACGACATCCTTGTCCCGGGCGAAACCGAACCGATCGTCCGCGCGAGCGAAGAGATTACGGAAGAGAAAGCCAACGCGATCGTCGGGAAGGGCTTGCCGGGCGTCAAGATTCGCTCGGTGCTCACGTGTCAGTCGAAGCGCGGCGTGTGCCAGTTCTGTTACGGCACGAACCTCGCGACGAACAAGCTCGTCGAGTTGGGCGAAGCGGTGGGCATCATTGCCGCGCAGTCCATCGGCGAACCGGGTACGCAGCTCACCATGCGCACGTTCCACATCGGCGGCGCGGCGAGCCGACAAGTTGAAGCGAGTGAAATCAAGGCGATCGATTCCGGCGCCTTGCAGTACCGCAACGTGCGCACGGCCGAGAACCGCGAAGGCAAACTCGTCGCGGTGAACCGCGGCGGCGAAATGGCTGTGCTCGACCCGGAAGAGAAAGAACTGCAGCGGTGGGGCGTGCCGCCCGGCGCGCACCTGCTCGTCGAAGACGGGCAGAAAGTGCGCAAGGGCCAGACCATCTTCACGTGGGACCCGTACAACGTCGCGATCGTCGCCGAGGCGAGCGGCGTGGTCCACCTCGAGGGCATGGTCGAAGGCGTCACCGTGCGCAAGGACATCAACCCCGACACGGGTATCGAAGAGCGTGTTGTCACCGAGCACAAACAGGACCTGCACCCGCAGATCATTATTCTCGGTAAGCAGGGCGAAGTGCTTGCGTACGCGACGGTGCCCGCGCAGACGCACGTGATGGTGGCGAACGGCGACAAGGTGCTCGCGGGCGACCTGCTTGCGAAGACGCCGCGCCAGTTCAGCAAGACGAAAGACATTACCGGCGGTCTGCCGCGCGTCGCAGAACTGTTCGAGGCGCGCATGCCGAAAGACCCGGCGGTTATCAGCCACATCGATGGCGTTGTCGAACTGGGCGGCGCGACGAAGGGCATGCGCAAGGTCAAGGTCGTTCCCCCGATCGGTAAGGAACGCGAGTACACGATTCCGCCCGGCAAGCACCTCAACGTTCAGGCGGGCGACCGCGTGTACGCGGGCCAGCGCCTGACGGACGGTCCGGTCATCCCGAACGACATTCTCGAAGTGCAGGGCGAAGACGCGTTGCGCAAGTATCTGCTGGACGAAATTCAGCAGGTGTACCGCCTGCAAGGCGTGCGCACGAACGACAAACACATCGAGGTGATCATCCGGCAGATGCTGCGCAAGGTCCGCATCAAGGACGATCCGGGCGACACACCGTTCCTCGCCGCCGAGGAAGTGGACAAGATTCGCTTCCAGGACACGAACGAACAGACGCGCCAAAAGGGCGGACGACCAGCCGAAGCCGAGCCTATCCTGCAGGGAATCACCAAGGCCGCGCTGAGCACGGAAAGTTTCATCGCCGCCGCGTCGTTCCAGCAGACCACGCGCGTCCTGACGGATGCGGCGTTGTCCGGCAAGCGCGACTTCCTGCGCGGGTTGAAGGAAAACGTCATCATCGGCCACCTGATCCCGGCGGGCACGGGCAGCCGCCACTACCAGAACACCCACGTGGAACTGGTGGAAGACCAGGTGCAGGACTTCGCCGAGGACCTCGAGGTGGGTCCCGCGACGGAGACGTTGGAAGACTTATTGTCGTAGTTATACAGTATTATTGCGTTCGGGAGCGGGCGGGAGAGGCCCGCCCGCGCCAGAGCGCTCCCCCTGGGCAGGGCTGAGTCCGGGCGGCCGGTTGACACGGGCATCTTCCTGTGATAAGCTACTGGGCCGTTGTGTGCGAGGGGAAATCCCTGCCTGAGGGTGGGTCTGAACGGTGCTAGGAGAGTTCTGTTGCCGACGATCAATCAGTTGATGCGCAGCG
This window harbors:
- the rpoC gene encoding DNA-directed RNA polymerase subunit beta' gives rise to the protein MSKYIATTGDRFDAIQIRLASSEDILKWSRGEVKKPETINYRTFKPEKDGLFCERIFGPVKDWECACGKYKKVKHRGIVCDRCGVEVTESKVRRERMGCIKLAVPVTHIWFFKTTPSSIGNLLDLSIRVLERIIYFENYIVVDAGDTSLSKMQTLTEDEFQDAREQWGDRFVAKMGAEAIKMLLEEIDIEQLSAELHALLSTTTSMQARAKAIKRLKVVEAIRKSGNSAAWMVLDVVPVIPPDLRPLVPLEGGRYATSDLNDLYRRVINRNNRLKRLIELRAPEVILRNEKRMLQEAVDALFDNGRHGRTVLGAGNRPLKSLSDMLKGKQGRFRQNLLGKRVDYSGRSVIVVGPELKLHQCGLPKKMALELFEPFIIRELKERGHATTIKAAKKVIAQGREEVWDILEEVIKDHPVLLNRAPTLHRLGIQAFEPVLIEGKAIRIHPLVCAAFNADFDGDQMAVHVPLMPGAQLEARLLMLSATNIFSPSNGRPIVTPSQDIVLGISYMTKLRKGAKGGWQAEWTKDGKILQPGRVYRDTASVVLAHEMGEADLHAGVKVHYEGEIIDTTVGRVLLKEALPPEISLKDVNRELDKGSIGDVIANAYAKLGHSKTVELLDALKRVGFKHATLAGISIGVVDMLVPEEKKTLIDTAKAEVGRIDEMYQNGLITEGERYNKVIDQWTTTTEAVSAAMMKSMSDNDQGFTGIYLMLTSGARGTKQQIRQLAAMRGLMAKPSGDIIESPITSNFREGLTVLEYFISSHGARKGLADTALKTADAGYLTRRLVDVAQDVVIEEQDCGTLNGIWVESLMDGTESIQPLEERIVGRHALDDILVPGETEPIVRASEEITEEKANAIVGKGLPGVKIRSVLTCQSKRGVCQFCYGTNLATNKLVELGEAVGIIAAQSIGEPGTQLTMRTFHIGGAASRQVEASEIKAIDSGALQYRNVRTAENREGKLVAVNRGGEMAVLDPEEKELQRWGVPPGAHLLVEDGQKVRKGQTIFTWDPYNVAIVAEASGVVHLEGMVEGVTVRKDINPDTGIEERVVTEHKQDLHPQIIILGKQGEVLAYATVPAQTHVMVANGDKVLAGDLLAKTPRQFSKTKDITGGLPRVAELFEARMPKDPAVISHIDGVVELGGATKGMRKVKVVPPIGKEREYTIPPGKHLNVQAGDRVYAGQRLTDGPVIPNDILEVQGEDALRKYLLDEIQQVYRLQGVRTNDKHIEVIIRQMLRKVRIKDDPGDTPFLAAEEVDKIRFQDTNEQTRQKGGRPAEAEPILQGITKAALSTESFIAAASFQQTTRVLTDAALSGKRDFLRGLKENVIIGHLIPAGTGSRHYQNTHVELVEDQVQDFAEDLEVGPATETLEDLLS